In Vitis vinifera cultivar Pinot Noir 40024 chromosome 11, ASM3070453v1, a genomic segment contains:
- the LOC109123390 gene encoding uncharacterized protein LOC109123390 — MSPSALVQNAPASGPSPAGFHSCSRGHGISCSIRRSILEYYENERESAVASTDQIENPHEKNACEKRKSSSSRTDEQPSTKRQKDSAQNPKKVDGKGRVELENIVASNEDDVGGVTAIRVLNDKFTGKSGGLAYVDFSDGAHLAAAVVKNNAG; from the exons ATGTCGCCTTCTGCTCTTGTACAAAATGCACCTGCGTCAG GTCCATCGCCAGCTGGATTCCACTCGTGTTCCAGAGGCCATGGTATCAGTTGCAGCATCCGTAGAAGCATATTGGAATACTATGAGAATGAGAGAGAAAGTGCAGTTGCATCAACAGATCAGATAGAGAATCCCCATGAGAAAAATGCCTGTGAGAAGAGAAAGTCAAGCTCTAGTAGAACTGATGAACAACCTTCAACCAAGCGGCAGAAAGATTCTGCTCAAAACCCAAAGAAAGTTGATGGAAAAGGAAGAGTGGAATTGGAAAACATAGTTGCATCAAATGAAGA TGATGTTGGTGGAGTCACAGCTATTCGAGTATTGAATGATAAATTCACTGGAAAATCAGGAGGATTGGCATATGTGGATTTTTCAGATGGTGCCCACCTTGCTGCAGCTGTAGTAAAGAACAATGCTGGGtga